CATTTGATCTTGCGTTGCGTGTTGCTCATTACTTACTCCAAATCTTTGCTTTGTAATAAGTGTACTTAGAGTTGCCCAAGACAAATAGAGAACAGATTTCTCAACCTGTTCTCTATTTTTAATTAGCTTGTTTTGTTTGTGCTGCGCTGTGCATGATTAGCTGTGTATCGAACGCTTCCAGTCTGCCAAGGCCTGTATGTGTTTTGGCCCAATACCACAACACCCACCGGCAATATTCGCACCAAGTGCGTGCCAGCGTTTTGCGTAAGCTAAGTAACCTTGGCCATCCAGCTCTCGCATTTCTTGAAAAATGTCATTCGCCTCATGTTCGCTGCTGATCGGCGCAAAGTTATTTGCGTAGACACCAATGTCTAAATCACAGCCTAACTCATCAATTACTTTCTTAGTATCGATAATGGCTTGATCCATCACTTCAGGCACCGAGCAATTAAACATAATGCCTGTAGCATTGGACTGGCAGGCCAGTTTGATGGCGTCATTTACGCTCTCACCAGACCGAATGTGTGCAACATCGCCCTTGGTGTCTTCCAAGCTAAAGGCGTAATAACACGGTTTGTTTGATTGCTTAAGCACCGCATGAATGGACTCGAATTCTTGCAGACTACAGATGGTTTCCGCGATCCAAAGGTCGATATTTGGATCTTGTGCATCGTAAAGTGTCTGAATGATTGGCGCCGCTTCTTCTACCTTGAACAGGTCTGGTCGGTAGCTGCCAAATGGCGGTGGAATCGCACCTGCGACTTGTACTGTGTGAGGTGCATTGTTAGCAACCGCTTTAGCCAGTTCGCCAGAAAGCGCCGCTAGCTCAAAACCTCGCTGTTCAAAGAGCGCTTCACCCAAGTGAAAAGGTACACAGGCGTAGCTATTGGTGATCAGGATTTCAGCACCTGCATCGACAAAGTTTTGATGCGCTTGGCTGACAAATTCGGGGGCTTCAATCAGTGCTTGAGCGCTCCAAAGAGGCTGTGAGAATGGCGCGCCAATTTCTTTGAGTTCTCGGCCCATGCCGCCATCAAGTATGGTTAGTGTTTTCATATTTAATACTATCTAAACAATTGCTGAAGTTCTGACGACACCATATCAGACAACCCAGTCAGACAGAAGTTACAAGCTATGTGTTACTGAGAACGAAATGGGTTATCAATATTTCAATCCAAACCAATTTTTTAAGCAAAACTAATGTAATACCGCATTGGATTATGATGTCGTATTAGATCAAAGGCGTGCCACTGGCTTTGTTGAGCAACTAAAATGGGGCAAGTTTAGAGACTAGATTGAAGTAAAGTCGATACGCCAATTGTTAATGAGTCAGTATTTCGATCAAAAAAGATCTTTAAAGTATTGTTGAAATCGGTTTCATCGTATATCTTTTCTTTGATTGAAATCGGTTTCAGAGTTGAAGTTTTTCATTTTTAACCCGAAACCAATTACTTTTTAACGAATATTTTTCTTAGCGAG
This genomic window from Vibrio toranzoniae contains:
- a CDS encoding homocysteine S-methyltransferase family protein codes for the protein MKTLTILDGGMGRELKEIGAPFSQPLWSAQALIEAPEFVSQAHQNFVDAGAEILITNSYACVPFHLGEALFEQRGFELAALSGELAKAVANNAPHTVQVAGAIPPPFGSYRPDLFKVEEAAPIIQTLYDAQDPNIDLWIAETICSLQEFESIHAVLKQSNKPCYYAFSLEDTKGDVAHIRSGESVNDAIKLACQSNATGIMFNCSVPEVMDQAIIDTKKVIDELGCDLDIGVYANNFAPISSEHEANDIFQEMRELDGQGYLAYAKRWHALGANIAGGCCGIGPKHIQALADWKRSIHS